The following coding sequences lie in one Micromonospora sp. R77 genomic window:
- a CDS encoding DUF3073 domain-containing protein — MGRGRAKAKQTKVARELKYHSPNTDLTALQRELAGAGGKSEQHFDDDYKEYVDDDDEDHADEDPDTWVRPTR, encoded by the coding sequence ATGGGGCGCGGCCGTGCTAAGGCCAAGCAGACGAAGGTGGCCCGGGAGTTGAAGTACCACTCCCCGAACACCGACCTCACCGCCTTGCAGCGCGAACTGGCGGGTGCTGGTGGGAAGTCTGAACAGCACTTCGACGACGACTACAAAGAGTATGTCGACGACGATGATGAGGATCACGCGGACGAGGACCCGGACACCTGGGTCCGTCCGACCCGCTGA
- a CDS encoding Glu/Leu/Phe/Val dehydrogenase, translated as MGVFASTEDPGSTGHEQVVFCQDKQSGLKAIIGIYSTALGPALGGTRFYPYASEADALADVLDLSRGMAYKNALAGLDLGGGKAVIWGDPEQTKSEALLRAYGRFVESLNGRYYTACDVGTYVADMDVIARETSYVTGRSVEHGGAGDSSILTAWGVFQGMRAAAEHVWGTPSLAGRRVGVAGLGKVGKYLTGHLLSDGAEVVATDVNPKALEWVRTTHPQVELVDDAAALVASDIDVYAPCALGGALNDDTVPVLRAKVVAGAANNQLAHAGIEKILADRGILYAPDYVVNAGGVIQVADEIEGFNFDRAKLRATRIYDTTREILRLADAEGVPPAVAADRLAERRMAEVGRLRTIHLR; from the coding sequence ATGGGCGTATTCGCCAGCACCGAAGACCCGGGATCGACCGGTCACGAACAGGTCGTGTTCTGCCAGGACAAGCAGTCCGGCCTCAAGGCGATCATCGGGATCTACTCCACCGCGCTGGGCCCCGCGCTCGGCGGAACCCGGTTCTACCCGTACGCGAGCGAGGCCGACGCCCTCGCCGACGTGCTCGACCTGTCCCGTGGCATGGCGTACAAGAACGCGCTCGCCGGCCTGGACCTCGGCGGCGGCAAGGCCGTCATCTGGGGCGACCCGGAGCAGACCAAGAGCGAGGCGCTGCTGCGCGCCTACGGCCGCTTCGTGGAGTCGCTGAACGGCCGCTACTACACCGCGTGCGACGTCGGCACCTACGTCGCCGACATGGATGTGATCGCCCGGGAGACCAGCTACGTCACCGGTCGCAGCGTGGAGCACGGCGGCGCCGGCGACTCGTCGATCCTGACCGCCTGGGGCGTCTTCCAGGGCATGCGGGCCGCCGCCGAGCACGTCTGGGGCACCCCGTCGCTGGCCGGCCGCCGGGTCGGCGTGGCCGGCCTGGGCAAGGTCGGCAAGTACCTCACCGGCCACCTGCTGTCCGACGGCGCCGAGGTGGTGGCGACCGACGTCAACCCGAAGGCGCTGGAGTGGGTCCGCACCACCCACCCGCAGGTCGAGCTGGTCGACGACGCCGCCGCGCTGGTCGCGTCCGACATCGACGTGTACGCCCCCTGCGCGCTCGGCGGCGCCCTGAACGACGACACGGTGCCGGTGCTGCGCGCCAAGGTGGTCGCCGGAGCGGCGAACAACCAGCTCGCCCATGCCGGGATCGAGAAGATCCTCGCCGACCGGGGCATCCTGTACGCCCCGGACTACGTGGTGAACGCCGGCGGTGTGATCCAGGTGGCCGACGAGATCGAGGGCTTCAACTTCGACCGCGCCAAGCTGCGGGCCACCCGGATCTACGACACCACCCGGGAGATCCTCCGGCTCGCGGACGCCGAGGGTGTGCCGCCGGCGGTGGCCGCGGACCGGCTCGCCGAGCGGCGGATGGCCGAGGTCGGCCGGCTCCGGACGATCCACCTGCGCTGA
- a CDS encoding BldC family transcriptional regulator, which translates to MASRTHEPEPLLTPAEVASMFRVDPKTVTRWAKAGKLSAIRTLGGHRRYRESEVRALLQGQIPQQRQGD; encoded by the coding sequence ATGGCATCGCGAACGCACGAACCAGAGCCGCTACTCACGCCGGCCGAGGTGGCGTCGATGTTCCGTGTCGACCCGAAGACGGTGACCCGGTGGGCCAAGGCTGGCAAGCTCAGCGCCATCCGGACCCTCGGCGGCCACCGCCGCTACCGCGAGTCGGAGGTCAGGGCCCTGCTGCAGGGTCAGATCCCGCAGCAGCGCCAGGGGGACTGA
- a CDS encoding PPOX class F420-dependent oxidoreductase yields the protein MTDLDRLAAEKYVLLTTFRKDGRAVPTPVWAVRDGDALAVWTVSDAGKVKRIRRDGRVTVAPCDVRGNPRGAAVPGHATICDPADTRRVRDLLKQKYRLIGRLSLLGSRLRRGESGTVGLRIVLDA from the coding sequence GTGACCGACCTGGACCGCCTGGCGGCGGAGAAGTACGTCCTGCTGACCACCTTCCGGAAGGACGGCCGGGCGGTGCCCACCCCGGTGTGGGCGGTACGCGACGGTGACGCCCTCGCGGTGTGGACCGTGTCGGACGCCGGCAAGGTGAAGCGGATCCGGCGGGACGGCCGGGTGACGGTGGCGCCCTGCGACGTCCGGGGGAATCCGCGCGGTGCGGCGGTGCCGGGTCACGCGACGATCTGCGACCCCGCCGACACCCGTCGGGTACGCGACCTGTTGAAGCAGAAGTACCGGCTGATCGGCCGGCTCAGCCTGCTCGGCAGCCGACTGCGCCGGGGCGAGAGCGGGACGGTGGGGCTGCGCATCGTGCTGGACGCCTGA
- a CDS encoding bifunctional 2-polyprenyl-6-hydroxyphenol methylase/3-demethylubiquinol 3-O-methyltransferase UbiG, translating to MVGEPVIGDVFGELIRDAYAVATGIGPRPLVGGRLPRPVIEIIERDDGLVNGAPAAHYLDPPQAWQPYDHRAVDRVRGRTLDIGVGGGRIALHLQERGVPVTGLDTSLGALRVSRHRGVRELVHGTIDEHVADGRRYDTFLLLGNNLGLIEGRDRAPGFLAALAALARPGAQVIAHGTDPYGTTDPLHTGYHELNRRRGRLGGQLRLRLRYRQLGTEWFDYLVCSVDELTELLHGSPWRLTDVDTLDAPYYLATLTLAG from the coding sequence ATGGTGGGGGAACCGGTGATCGGCGACGTCTTCGGCGAGCTGATCCGCGACGCGTACGCGGTGGCCACCGGCATCGGCCCCCGGCCCCTGGTCGGTGGGCGGCTGCCCCGGCCGGTCATCGAGATCATCGAGCGGGACGACGGACTGGTCAACGGCGCACCCGCCGCGCACTACCTGGACCCGCCGCAGGCGTGGCAGCCGTACGACCACCGGGCGGTGGACCGGGTCCGCGGCCGGACGCTCGACATCGGGGTGGGTGGCGGCCGGATCGCCCTGCACCTGCAGGAGCGCGGGGTGCCGGTCACCGGCCTGGACACGTCCCTCGGCGCGCTGCGGGTCAGCCGGCACCGGGGCGTCCGCGAGCTCGTGCACGGCACGATCGACGAGCACGTCGCCGACGGCCGGCGCTACGACACCTTCCTGCTGCTCGGCAACAACCTCGGGCTGATCGAGGGGCGGGACCGGGCGCCGGGCTTCCTCGCCGCACTCGCCGCGCTGGCCCGTCCCGGTGCGCAGGTCATCGCGCACGGCACCGACCCGTACGGGACCACCGACCCGCTGCACACCGGCTACCACGAGCTCAACCGGCGGCGCGGCCGGCTCGGCGGCCAGCTGCGGTTGCGGCTGCGCTACCGGCAGCTCGGCACCGAGTGGTTCGACTATCTGGTCTGCTCCGTCGACGAGCTCACCGAGCTGCTGCACGGCTCCCCGTGGCGGCTGACCGACGTGGACACCCTGGACGCCCCCTACTACCTCGCCACGCTCACCCTCGCCGGCTGA
- a CDS encoding 3-hydroxyacyl-CoA dehydrogenase family protein codes for MSGRFVVVGAGTMGLGIAYVAAGADYAVELVEVDPARGAAALTRLDELWARGVQRGKLTADRAAANRQRVTLRAGLAEVAEGPDVIVEAVPERLDLKRAVLREAADRRPALLGSNTSSIPIADLAAGLDRPADFLGLHFFNPVWAMALLEIVVGPATAAETTDAAVALAGRLGKDPVVVRDMPGFATSRLGVTLGLEAIRMVADGVASPGDIDKAMVLGYRHPVGPLELTDLVGLDVRLDIARTLQAAYGDRFAAPPLLVEMVAAGKLGKKSGQGFYTWKDGQKR; via the coding sequence ATGAGTGGTCGATTCGTGGTCGTCGGGGCCGGCACCATGGGCCTCGGCATCGCCTATGTGGCAGCCGGCGCGGACTATGCGGTCGAACTGGTCGAGGTGGACCCGGCGCGCGGTGCCGCCGCGCTGACCCGCCTGGACGAGCTGTGGGCACGGGGCGTGCAGCGGGGCAAGCTGACCGCCGACCGGGCGGCGGCGAACCGGCAGCGGGTCACCCTGCGGGCCGGCCTGGCCGAGGTGGCCGAGGGACCGGACGTGATCGTGGAGGCGGTGCCGGAGCGGCTGGACCTCAAACGGGCGGTGCTGCGGGAGGCGGCCGACCGGCGGCCCGCCCTGCTCGGCAGCAACACCTCCAGCATCCCGATCGCCGACCTCGCCGCCGGACTGGACCGGCCCGCCGACTTCCTCGGACTGCACTTCTTCAACCCGGTCTGGGCGATGGCCCTGCTGGAGATCGTGGTCGGCCCGGCCACCGCGGCGGAGACCACCGACGCGGCCGTCGCGCTCGCCGGCCGGCTCGGCAAGGACCCCGTCGTCGTACGCGACATGCCGGGCTTCGCCACCTCCCGGCTCGGCGTCACCCTCGGGCTGGAGGCGATCCGGATGGTCGCCGACGGGGTGGCCAGCCCCGGTGACATCGACAAGGCGATGGTGCTCGGCTACCGGCACCCGGTCGGCCCGCTGGAGCTGACCGACCTGGTCGGGTTGGACGTCCGCCTCGACATCGCGCGCACCCTCCAGGCCGCGTACGGGGACCGCTTCGCAGCCCCGCCGCTGCTGGTCGAGATGGTGGCGGCCGGGAAGCTCGGCAAGAAGTCCGGCCAGGGCTTCTACACCTGGAAGGACGGGCAGAAGCGGTGA
- a CDS encoding enoyl-CoA hydratase/isomerase family protein yields MSGLKVEERTDRLVVTLDRPEKRNAIDADLIAELHAVCAELEARPRLLLLTGGTEGIFAGGADIAQLRERGRLDALAAINQAAFARIRALPMPTVAAVDGPALGGGAELAYACDLRVCTARAVFGQPEVRLGILAGAGATHRLPALIGEARAKELLFTGRRVDADEALRIGLVNRVVAEPAELLACAHGLLDEMAKGSALALRLTKLAVDAPPTAHPHLDLLSQAVLFEDDEKHRRMTDFLERRRAR; encoded by the coding sequence GTGAGTGGACTGAAGGTCGAGGAGCGGACCGACCGGCTGGTGGTGACGCTGGACCGGCCGGAGAAGCGCAACGCCATCGACGCCGACCTGATCGCCGAGCTGCACGCGGTCTGCGCCGAACTGGAGGCGCGGCCCCGGCTGCTGCTGCTCACCGGCGGCACCGAGGGGATCTTCGCCGGCGGCGCCGACATCGCCCAGCTCCGCGAGCGCGGTCGGCTGGACGCCCTGGCCGCGATCAACCAGGCCGCCTTCGCCCGGATCCGGGCGCTGCCCATGCCGACCGTCGCGGCCGTGGACGGCCCGGCGCTGGGCGGCGGCGCCGAGCTGGCGTACGCCTGCGACCTGCGGGTGTGCACGGCCCGCGCGGTCTTCGGCCAGCCCGAGGTGCGGTTGGGCATCCTGGCCGGCGCGGGTGCGACCCACCGGCTGCCGGCGCTGATCGGCGAGGCCCGGGCCAAGGAACTGCTCTTCACCGGCCGCCGGGTGGACGCCGACGAGGCGCTGCGGATCGGCCTGGTGAACCGGGTCGTGGCGGAGCCGGCGGAGCTGCTGGCATGCGCGCACGGCCTGCTCGACGAGATGGCGAAGGGTTCCGCCCTGGCGCTGCGGCTCACCAAGCTGGCCGTGGACGCGCCACCCACCGCCCATCCGCACCTCGACCTGCTCAGCCAGGCGGTGCTCTTCGAGGACGACGAGAAGCACCGCCGAATGACCGACTTCCTGGAGCGCCGCCGCGCCCGGTGA
- a CDS encoding ABC transporter substrate-binding protein → MLVSRGSRAAISTACAALLLATSACGNDKPEEAPTTSQTRLYGTDGNMLNSFAAELKDRADLVNGMKGTTPLTRLPENFKERLRTVDPKLGDFLYSAESYDAVAISALAAQLAGSTDPAAIAKQIVGVTTGGHRCDQVASCLELARAGQDIEYRGVSLTRAGFTDAGEPATASYATLHFDDKVIDDGKTEFVGAGDDSAASTKAPPRPKKQRGGKADKSDGSPLVLGGLLPKTGDLAIANPALEAGAALAIREINAAGGVLGEPVVWIDGDDGTNPAVAKATVASHIARGVPVIIGAGASGISRAVLPDVVAAGRVLFSPSNTDAGLTTVDDKGLYFRTAPPDSLQGRALADVILRDGPHKIAIVARKDSYGEGLQENVRAELERAGMGADKVKLLTYEPPADAKAPPVDFSAGAREIKDYGADAVLIIGFGESAHVVTALADAGVQIRH, encoded by the coding sequence ATGCTCGTATCACGCGGTTCGCGCGCAGCCATCTCGACGGCCTGCGCGGCGCTCCTGCTCGCCACCAGCGCATGCGGGAACGACAAGCCCGAGGAGGCACCCACCACCTCGCAGACGCGCCTCTACGGCACGGACGGCAACATGCTGAACTCCTTCGCCGCCGAGCTGAAGGACCGGGCCGACCTCGTCAACGGCATGAAGGGCACCACCCCGCTGACCCGGCTGCCGGAGAACTTCAAGGAACGGCTACGCACCGTAGACCCGAAGCTGGGTGACTTCCTCTACTCCGCCGAGTCCTACGACGCGGTGGCGATCAGCGCGCTGGCCGCCCAGCTCGCCGGCAGCACCGACCCGGCGGCGATCGCCAAGCAGATCGTCGGGGTGACCACCGGCGGACACCGCTGCGACCAGGTCGCCAGCTGCCTGGAACTCGCCCGCGCCGGCCAGGACATCGAGTACCGGGGGGTGTCGCTGACCCGGGCCGGGTTCACCGACGCCGGTGAGCCGGCCACCGCCAGCTACGCCACCCTGCACTTCGACGACAAGGTGATCGACGACGGGAAGACCGAGTTCGTCGGGGCCGGCGACGACTCGGCGGCGAGCACCAAGGCGCCGCCACGGCCGAAGAAGCAGCGTGGCGGCAAGGCGGACAAGAGCGACGGCTCGCCGCTGGTCCTCGGCGGCCTGCTGCCCAAGACCGGTGACCTGGCGATCGCCAACCCGGCGCTGGAAGCCGGTGCCGCGCTGGCCATCCGCGAGATCAACGCGGCCGGCGGGGTGCTCGGCGAGCCGGTGGTCTGGATCGACGGCGACGACGGCACCAACCCGGCCGTCGCGAAGGCCACCGTCGCCTCGCACATCGCCCGGGGCGTGCCGGTCATCATCGGTGCGGGTGCCTCGGGCATCTCCCGGGCGGTGCTGCCGGACGTGGTCGCCGCCGGTCGGGTGCTCTTCTCCCCGTCGAACACCGACGCGGGGCTGACCACCGTCGACGACAAGGGTCTCTACTTCCGTACCGCCCCGCCGGACAGTCTCCAGGGCCGGGCCCTGGCGGACGTGATCCTGCGCGACGGCCCGCACAAGATCGCCATCGTGGCCCGTAAGGACTCCTACGGCGAGGGCCTCCAGGAGAACGTCCGGGCGGAGCTGGAGCGGGCCGGCATGGGCGCCGACAAGGTCAAGCTGCTGACCTACGAGCCGCCGGCCGACGCGAAGGCACCCCCGGTGGACTTCAGCGCGGGGGCCAGGGAGATCAAGGACTACGGCGCGGACGCCGTCCTGATCATCGGCTTCGGTGAGTCGGCGCACGTGGTGACCGCGCTGGCCGACGCCGGGGTGCAGATCCGGCACTGA
- a CDS encoding DUF2786 domain-containing protein, producing the protein MSEAMLSKVRKLLAQAEDPACTPAESAAFTAKATELIARYGVDRALLAARDPGTDPVGDRVVDVVAPYARDKAGLLAAVADPLRCRCVRRRHGDGFAMHLFGFASDLERVDLLFTSLLVQAAHGLAGAAVPAGEQPAAYRRSWLAGFAQVIGGRLRVAEAGAAAEAGAPSMALVLADRSDRVQRRLAEVYPQLRTAAPRRLAGTGFGSGAAAGHRADLGGSAVDTAAARGIGW; encoded by the coding sequence ATGTCCGAGGCGATGCTCAGCAAGGTGCGCAAGCTGCTGGCCCAGGCGGAGGACCCGGCCTGCACGCCCGCCGAGTCGGCGGCCTTCACCGCCAAGGCGACCGAGCTGATCGCCCGCTACGGGGTGGACCGGGCGCTGCTGGCCGCCCGCGACCCCGGCACCGACCCGGTCGGTGACCGGGTGGTCGACGTGGTCGCCCCGTACGCCCGGGACAAGGCGGGGCTGCTCGCCGCCGTGGCGGACCCGCTGCGGTGCCGCTGCGTACGCCGCCGGCACGGGGACGGCTTCGCCATGCACCTCTTCGGCTTCGCCAGCGACCTGGAACGGGTCGACCTGCTCTTCACCTCGCTGCTGGTCCAGGCCGCGCACGGGCTGGCCGGTGCGGCCGTGCCGGCCGGCGAACAACCGGCCGCGTACCGTCGCTCCTGGCTGGCCGGTTTCGCCCAGGTCATCGGCGGCCGGCTGCGGGTGGCCGAGGCGGGCGCCGCGGCCGAGGCGGGCGCGCCCTCGATGGCGCTGGTGCTGGCCGACCGCTCCGACCGGGTGCAGCGCCGGCTGGCCGAGGTCTATCCGCAACTGCGTACGGCGGCACCGCGCCGGCTCGCCGGCACCGGCTTCGGTTCGGGGGCGGCGGCGGGCCATCGGGCCGACCTGGGTGGCAGCGCCGTCGACACCGCAGCCGCCAGGGGCATCGGATGGTGA
- a CDS encoding MmcQ/YjbR family DNA-binding protein, translating into MVTVAHVRGIARALPRTEEALVRDRIKFRVGRIVYLALSRDETVLGFAFPKAERDALVAAEPAKFLPPDRVDERYHWVQVRLAAIDEAELREIVVEAWRMVVPKRVAAAHLG; encoded by the coding sequence ATGGTGACCGTCGCGCACGTCCGCGGGATCGCCCGCGCCCTGCCCCGCACCGAGGAGGCACTGGTCCGGGACCGGATCAAGTTCCGGGTCGGCCGGATCGTCTACCTGGCTCTCTCCCGCGACGAGACGGTGCTCGGCTTCGCCTTCCCCAAGGCGGAACGGGACGCTCTGGTCGCCGCCGAGCCGGCGAAGTTCCTCCCGCCCGACCGGGTCGACGAGCGCTACCACTGGGTGCAGGTCCGGCTGGCCGCGATCGACGAGGCGGAGCTGCGGGAGATCGTCGTGGAGGCGTGGCGGATGGTGGTGCCGAAGCGGGTGGCGGCGGCCCACCTCGGGTGA
- a CDS encoding SRPBCC family protein — translation MGQEMADPDEVRQDVDRFSLRSSLLAPAAAERAFAVFTGRLTDWWVREYTWSGPDALAELGIEPHAGGMLHEIGPYGFRSDWGRVLTWDPPRRLVFTWQIGPDRVPVPDPARASEVEVLFHPEGPDSTRVEVEHRHFDRHGEAAEGYREALTAGWQELLCRYLATVARAAD, via the coding sequence ATGGGACAGGAGATGGCCGACCCGGATGAGGTCCGTCAGGACGTCGACCGGTTCTCCCTCCGCAGCAGTCTCCTCGCCCCAGCCGCCGCGGAGCGCGCCTTCGCGGTCTTCACCGGCCGCCTCACCGACTGGTGGGTACGCGAATACACCTGGTCCGGGCCGGACGCGCTGGCCGAGCTGGGGATCGAGCCGCACGCCGGTGGCATGCTCCACGAGATCGGGCCGTACGGCTTCCGGAGCGACTGGGGCCGGGTGCTGACCTGGGATCCGCCCCGCCGGTTGGTGTTCACCTGGCAGATCGGCCCGGACCGGGTGCCGGTGCCGGACCCGGCGCGGGCCAGTGAGGTGGAGGTGCTCTTCCACCCGGAGGGACCGGACAGCACCCGGGTGGAGGTCGAGCACCGGCACTTCGACCGGCACGGCGAGGCCGCCGAGGGCTACCGGGAGGCCCTCACGGCCGGCTGGCAGGAACTGCTCTGCCGCTATCTGGCCACGGTGGCGCGCGCGGCCGACTGA
- a CDS encoding polysaccharide deacetylase family protein, producing the protein MRSRAVLAFALGLVLILTGCGDPGRNPGQAGGPSPAVAAPPAPKPTPSPRPSRTTKPKPHLRPVPSTLPAGLRRGSGDRAVALTFDDGPDPRWTPRLLDQLRAAHVTATFCLVGRQVQRHPELVVRIVREGHQLCNHSWRHDLDLGRRPVADIRADLLRTDRAIHAAVPNAKVSWYRQPGGRWTPEVVAVARQLGMHSLHWSVDPQDWDKPTSRTITARVEHAVKPGAVVLMHDGGGDRRATLAACRQLIPDLKRRYGIARLH; encoded by the coding sequence ATGCGTTCACGCGCCGTACTGGCGTTCGCCCTCGGCCTGGTGCTGATCCTCACCGGATGCGGCGATCCCGGCCGCAACCCGGGCCAGGCCGGCGGCCCGTCACCGGCGGTCGCGGCTCCACCGGCGCCGAAGCCGACGCCCTCGCCGCGGCCTTCCCGCACCACCAAGCCGAAGCCGCACCTTCGGCCGGTGCCCAGCACCCTGCCGGCGGGCCTGCGCCGGGGCTCCGGTGACCGGGCGGTGGCGCTCACCTTCGACGACGGGCCGGACCCACGGTGGACGCCCCGACTGCTCGACCAGCTCCGGGCGGCCCACGTCACCGCGACGTTCTGCCTGGTCGGCCGGCAGGTCCAGCGCCATCCGGAGCTGGTCGTCCGGATCGTCCGGGAGGGCCACCAGCTCTGCAACCACAGCTGGCGGCACGACCTGGACCTGGGTCGGCGACCGGTCGCCGACATCCGGGCCGACCTGCTCCGCACCGACCGGGCGATCCACGCGGCGGTGCCGAACGCGAAGGTCTCCTGGTACCGGCAGCCGGGCGGCCGGTGGACGCCCGAGGTGGTGGCGGTGGCCCGCCAGCTCGGCATGCACTCGCTGCACTGGAGTGTCGACCCGCAGGACTGGGACAAGCCCACCAGCCGGACGATCACCGCGCGGGTGGAGCACGCCGTGAAGCCCGGTGCCGTGGTGCTGATGCACGACGGGGGCGGCGATCGGCGGGCCACGTTGGCCGCCTGCCGGCAGCTGATCCCTGACCTGAAGCGCCGCTACGGGATCGCCCGACTCCACTGA
- a CDS encoding MerR family transcriptional regulator has protein sequence MADEALSAGAVARRLGVAVTTLRTWHQRYGLGPSEHVPGHHRRYTPADLARLEIMRRLTAEGVTPAEAARWARQAPAGSTGDLAAMTTRPGLTRDGGGLTIPVGRAGPVARGLARAAMRLDSVAIGETIAHALATDGVVATWDGLLRPVLTGIGERHVTTGGLIEVEHLVSRCVSEAFAAVARAHAPAGPPRILLSCADEEQHSLPLEALAAALAEAGVAYRMLGSRVPVAALVEAVTRTGPAAVVVWSQTRATADPGQLSALLAVPRRPLLVLAAGPGWRADTLPAGVVRPVGLGEAVSLAVAVRDSLDQSTTD, from the coding sequence GTGGCCGATGAGGCGCTGAGCGCGGGGGCCGTGGCACGCCGACTCGGCGTCGCGGTCACCACGCTGCGCACCTGGCACCAGCGCTACGGGCTCGGCCCCAGCGAGCACGTACCGGGACACCACCGGCGGTACACGCCGGCCGATCTCGCGCGCCTGGAGATCATGCGGCGACTCACCGCGGAGGGCGTCACCCCGGCCGAGGCGGCCCGCTGGGCCCGGCAGGCCCCGGCGGGCAGCACCGGGGACCTGGCCGCGATGACCACCCGTCCGGGGCTGACCCGGGACGGTGGCGGGCTGACCATCCCGGTGGGCCGGGCCGGCCCGGTCGCCCGCGGGTTGGCCCGGGCCGCGATGCGGCTGGACTCGGTGGCGATCGGGGAGACCATCGCCCATGCCCTGGCCACCGACGGAGTGGTCGCGACCTGGGACGGGCTCCTCCGCCCGGTGCTCACCGGGATCGGTGAGCGGCACGTCACCACCGGCGGCCTGATCGAGGTGGAGCACCTGGTGTCCCGGTGCGTGTCGGAGGCGTTCGCCGCGGTCGCCCGCGCCCACGCCCCCGCCGGACCGCCCCGGATCCTGCTCTCCTGCGCCGACGAGGAACAGCACAGCCTGCCGCTGGAGGCGCTGGCCGCCGCGCTGGCCGAGGCCGGGGTGGCCTACCGGATGCTCGGTTCCCGGGTGCCGGTGGCGGCCCTCGTCGAGGCGGTCACCCGGACCGGCCCGGCCGCCGTGGTGGTCTGGTCGCAAACCCGGGCCACCGCCGACCCGGGGCAACTCTCCGCCCTGCTCGCCGTGCCGCGCCGACCGCTGCTGGTGCTCGCCGCCGGCCCCGGGTGGCGGGCCGACACGCTGCCCGCCGGGGTGGTGCGCCCGGTCGGCCTGGGCGAGGCGGTGTCGCTGGCGGTGGCCGTACGCGACTCGCTGGATCAGTCGACAACGGACTGA
- the idi gene encoding isopentenyl-diphosphate Delta-isomerase: protein MTVPSREEHLVELVDDGGHPLGETTVAAAHQPPGQLHRAFSVLLVDPDGRVLLQRRAATKTRFPLRWANACCGHPTPGESLVEAANRRLGEELGAAPVTLTEVGVYVYYAEDPATGRVEFEYDHVLRADVPADLRVLPDPDEVAELRWVDPVELEADLDVDPRAYAPWLGGVVNRLLRPVAGAPGPAAIPSGAPADEASERSGGR, encoded by the coding sequence GTGACCGTCCCCTCCCGCGAAGAGCACCTGGTGGAGTTGGTCGACGACGGTGGGCACCCGCTCGGCGAGACCACCGTGGCCGCCGCCCACCAGCCGCCGGGCCAGCTGCACCGGGCCTTCTCGGTGCTGCTGGTCGACCCGGACGGTCGGGTGCTGCTCCAGCGCCGGGCCGCGACCAAGACCCGTTTCCCGCTGCGCTGGGCGAACGCCTGCTGCGGCCACCCCACCCCGGGCGAGTCGCTGGTCGAGGCCGCCAACCGCCGGCTCGGCGAGGAGCTCGGCGCCGCCCCGGTCACCCTGACCGAGGTCGGGGTGTACGTCTACTACGCCGAGGACCCGGCCACCGGCCGGGTCGAGTTCGAGTACGACCACGTGCTGCGCGCCGACGTCCCCGCCGACCTGCGGGTGCTGCCCGATCCCGACGAGGTCGCCGAGCTGCGCTGGGTCGATCCGGTGGAGTTGGAGGCCGACCTCGACGTCGATCCCCGCGCGTACGCCCCCTGGCTGGGTGGGGTGGTGAACCGGCTGCTCCGTCCCGTGGCCGGCGCCCCCGGCCCGGCCGCGATCCCGTCCGGGGCACCGGCCGACGAGGCGTCGGAGCGGTCGGGTGGCCGATGA